The following proteins are co-located in the Marinomonas profundi genome:
- the metH gene encoding methionine synthase yields MVKSDSYSIIEKRLAENVLILDGAMGTMIQGYKLEEQDYRGERFADWNSDLKGNNDLLSLTQPKIIKDIYSSYLAAGADIIETNTFNANYISMLDYHMEDLSYELNFESARLAREAADEFTKQNPNKPRFVAGAVGPTSRTCTISPDVNDPGFRNVHFDELVSAYTTAVDGLIKGGVDILLIETIFDTLNAKAAIYAVLDYFEKNGVRYPIMISGTITDASGRTLSGQTTEAFWNSISHAKPISVGLNCALGPKELRQYVEELSRIADTHVSAHPNAGLPNAFGEYDESPQEMLEEIQGWVEAGFLNIIGGCCGTAPEHIATFAKAFADATPRVIPTIEKACRLSGLEPFNIDGNNLFVNVGERTNVTGSAMFKRLIKEGDFDTALDVARQQVENGAQIIDINMDEGMLDSQAAMERFLKLIASEPDISRVPIMLDSSKWEILEAGLKWIQGKGVVNSISMKEGEDKFREQARKLMKYGAAVIVMAFDEVGQADTRARKVEICRRSYHILVDEVGFPPEDIIFDPNIFAIATGIEEHNRYALDFIEATGDITRELPYAKISGGVSNVSFSFRGNNPVREAIHAVFLYHAIKQGMTMGIVNAGQLALYEDIPTKLRNAVEDAVLNRTPDATDNLLAIAGEFAGTGEVAEKETQEWRGLPVSERLSHALVKGITEFIEDDTEEARHAYARPLEVIEGPLMDGMSIVGDLFGAGKMFLPQVVKSARVMKKAVAYLMPYIEEEKRLNMDTASSSNGKIVMATVKGDVHDIGKNIVGVVLQCNNFEVVDLGVMVPAEKILRTAKEVGADMIGLSGLITPSLDEMVHVAKEMERQGFDLPVMIGGATTSKAHTAVKIEQNYKRNQVVHVTNASRSVGVASALLSKDKVRYQKFVDEIKADYEKTRIRYKDRVKAGRRVSLDKARQNKGPMAFDGNVVQPKKLGITVLTEQDIDFNKVKDYIDWTPFFQTWELAGAYPRILTDDVVGVEATRVYHDALAMLDEVIATKCLQARAVVGLFPANQVNHDDIEIYADDSRSQVIERLSFLRIQNELTAPGKYNHSLADFIAPKDSGVADYIGAFACAAGFGIDPLVAKYEADYDDYNSIMIKAIADRLAEATAEYLHEKVRKEFWGYAHDEELTNEQLIKEKYQGIRPAPGYPACPDHTEKAKLWTLLDVKEKIDMEITESFAMLPTAAVSGWYFAHPDATYFGVGKIGPDQVDDYAERKGMSKDDAERWLAPNLGYDPEDDRI; encoded by the coding sequence GTGGTAAAGTCCGATTCGTATTCTATTATTGAGAAACGACTAGCTGAAAATGTATTAATTCTGGATGGTGCTATGGGCACCATGATTCAAGGGTATAAATTAGAAGAACAGGATTATCGTGGCGAACGTTTTGCTGATTGGAACAGTGACTTAAAAGGCAACAATGACCTTCTTTCTTTGACTCAGCCAAAGATCATTAAAGACATATACTCCAGCTATCTTGCCGCTGGGGCAGATATCATCGAAACCAACACCTTTAATGCTAATTATATTTCCATGCTTGATTACCACATGGAAGACCTTAGCTATGAGTTAAACTTTGAATCCGCTCGCTTGGCGCGTGAAGCCGCCGATGAATTTACTAAGCAAAACCCCAATAAGCCACGTTTTGTTGCCGGCGCGGTTGGCCCAACCAGCCGTACTTGTACGATTTCCCCTGATGTTAACGATCCAGGTTTTCGTAACGTCCACTTTGACGAGCTAGTTTCTGCTTATACCACGGCAGTTGATGGTTTAATCAAGGGCGGGGTCGATATTCTATTAATCGAAACTATTTTTGATACCTTGAACGCAAAAGCCGCTATTTACGCGGTATTGGACTATTTTGAGAAAAACGGCGTTCGTTACCCCATTATGATTTCGGGCACCATTACGGATGCCTCTGGTCGTACTTTGTCTGGCCAGACGACGGAAGCCTTTTGGAATTCCATCTCTCATGCTAAGCCGATTTCGGTTGGTTTGAACTGTGCCCTTGGGCCAAAAGAATTGCGTCAATATGTGGAAGAGCTGTCGCGCATTGCTGACACCCATGTTTCGGCTCACCCGAATGCTGGTTTACCTAATGCCTTTGGCGAATACGACGAATCGCCACAAGAAATGTTAGAAGAGATCCAGGGTTGGGTGGAGGCTGGCTTTTTGAATATTATCGGTGGTTGTTGCGGTACCGCGCCAGAGCACATAGCCACTTTCGCGAAAGCGTTCGCCGATGCAACGCCACGGGTTATTCCTACAATCGAGAAAGCCTGTCGTTTGTCTGGACTTGAGCCATTTAACATTGATGGCAATAATCTGTTTGTTAACGTTGGCGAAAGAACCAATGTTACCGGTTCCGCGATGTTCAAGCGTCTGATTAAAGAAGGTGACTTCGACACTGCACTAGATGTAGCGCGTCAGCAAGTTGAAAACGGTGCGCAAATCATTGACATCAACATGGATGAAGGCATGTTGGACTCGCAAGCGGCGATGGAACGATTCCTCAAGCTGATCGCGTCTGAGCCGGATATTTCTCGTGTGCCTATCATGCTCGATTCTTCTAAATGGGAAATATTAGAAGCCGGTTTAAAATGGATTCAAGGCAAAGGCGTTGTTAACTCCATCAGCATGAAAGAGGGCGAAGACAAATTCCGTGAGCAAGCCCGTAAATTGATGAAATACGGCGCTGCGGTCATCGTGATGGCGTTTGACGAAGTGGGTCAGGCGGATACTCGTGCGCGCAAAGTTGAAATTTGCCGCCGTTCTTATCATATTTTGGTTGATGAAGTTGGCTTTCCGCCAGAAGACATTATTTTTGACCCGAACATTTTTGCCATCGCCACAGGGATTGAAGAACACAACCGCTACGCCTTGGACTTTATCGAAGCCACAGGCGACATTACGCGCGAATTGCCTTATGCCAAAATTTCGGGTGGGGTTTCTAACGTCTCTTTCTCGTTCCGTGGTAACAATCCTGTACGTGAAGCGATCCATGCGGTGTTCTTATATCATGCGATCAAGCAAGGCATGACAATGGGGATTGTTAACGCTGGGCAGCTCGCCTTGTATGAAGACATCCCAACAAAACTGCGTAATGCGGTAGAAGACGCGGTGCTGAACCGCACGCCAGATGCAACCGATAACTTATTGGCGATAGCTGGTGAGTTTGCTGGGACGGGCGAAGTGGCCGAAAAAGAAACGCAAGAATGGCGTGGCCTGCCTGTGTCTGAGCGCCTTAGTCACGCATTGGTTAAGGGCATTACGGAATTTATTGAGGACGATACCGAAGAGGCGCGTCATGCTTATGCTCGACCGCTGGAAGTGATTGAAGGGCCATTAATGGATGGCATGAGCATAGTCGGTGACTTATTTGGCGCCGGTAAGATGTTCTTACCTCAAGTGGTGAAATCCGCCCGCGTGATGAAAAAAGCCGTTGCCTATTTGATGCCTTATATTGAGGAAGAAAAACGCCTTAACATGGATACGGCTTCTTCTAGTAATGGCAAGATAGTGATGGCGACCGTAAAAGGCGATGTACACGATATTGGCAAAAACATTGTCGGTGTGGTGCTGCAGTGCAACAACTTCGAAGTGGTTGACCTTGGCGTCATGGTGCCCGCCGAAAAGATTTTACGTACAGCAAAAGAAGTCGGCGCCGACATGATTGGCCTATCTGGTTTGATCACACCATCATTGGATGAAATGGTGCATGTGGCGAAAGAAATGGAGCGCCAAGGCTTTGATTTGCCGGTAATGATTGGTGGTGCGACCACATCGAAGGCACATACTGCGGTCAAAATTGAACAAAACTACAAACGCAACCAAGTAGTGCATGTCACCAATGCGTCTCGCAGTGTGGGAGTGGCGAGCGCCTTGTTGAGTAAAGACAAGGTGCGCTACCAGAAGTTTGTTGATGAAATCAAAGCCGATTATGAAAAAACGCGTATTCGCTACAAAGACCGCGTAAAAGCGGGGCGTCGAGTGTCTTTGGACAAAGCGCGCCAAAACAAAGGTCCAATGGCGTTTGATGGTAACGTGGTTCAGCCTAAAAAACTGGGCATCACGGTGCTAACGGAACAGGATATCGACTTTAACAAGGTCAAAGACTACATCGACTGGACGCCATTTTTCCAAACATGGGAACTGGCCGGCGCTTACCCGCGTATTCTTACTGATGACGTGGTCGGGGTTGAGGCGACACGTGTTTACCACGATGCCTTGGCCATGTTGGATGAGGTTATTGCAACAAAATGCTTGCAAGCGCGGGCTGTGGTTGGCTTGTTTCCAGCAAACCAAGTGAATCATGATGATATTGAAATCTATGCGGATGACTCTCGTAGCCAGGTGATTGAACGCTTGTCTTTCCTTAGAATTCAGAACGAATTAACCGCGCCGGGTAAGTACAATCATAGTCTTGCCGATTTTATTGCACCAAAAGACAGTGGTGTGGCGGACTATATCGGCGCATTTGCCTGTGCGGCAGGCTTTGGCATTGATCCTTTGGTGGCAAAATATGAAGCCGACTATGACGATTATAATTCCATCATGATCAAGGCGATTGCGGATCGCTTAGCCGAAGCGACGGCGGAGTATTTGCACGAAAAAGTGCGTAAGGAATTCTGGGGCTATGCGCACGACGAAGAATTAACCAATGAACAATTGATTAAAGAAAAATACCAAGGTATTCGCCCAGCACCAGGTTATCCGGCTTGCCCTGATCACACCGAAAAAGCCAAGCTTTGGACCTTGTTGGATGTGAAAGAAAAGATTGATATGGAGATTACCGAAAGCTTTGCCATGCTACCAACAGCGGCGGTGAGTGGTTGGTATTTTGCCCATCCAGACGCCACCTATTTTGGTGTGGGGAAAATAGGCCCAGATCAAGTAGACGATTACGCTGAACGTAAAGGTATGAGCAAGGACGACGCCGAGCGTTGGTTAGCACCTAACTTGGGTTATGATCCAGAAGACGACCGCATTTAA
- a CDS encoding coiled-coil domain-containing protein, with product MKARTTILIPITLGLMISACSTSSRQQTDSVIGSEATSIEPQQQGSATNKDTELNETLQAKLSQIDSLKQQLADNQQRLLTLNQSLDEKDATIAELQKNATNAETLAALEEQKNLRQALESRYAALKLDNDLLNRRINQLENENTSLTQQVSRLEQAPTAEDNFQQRYFSLLRENTRLQQKYANLESDNQRNQRRLAALKKENLMLGGALSEARAQHQVLWDRIRHLSGEKVAQESDLSTHESPISEPQTVTDTESQEASFDVGAADYDTENSSMRMDIASLQEQVENQKYLIDEYRNDILKLEAALDETANYESRWQALDTKLAQAQQNNLLLSEQLSIAQTRLNSSQTELNTLSAKLSNTQQALEAKENNSISMAAVMASLESQFSARLQNVQWQLPNEMALHNTFEILVSATVQPASSGQTYLAELVTDSAIQMMSDPVVSVVAEDGRLQWRWRVSGLNERPEAQLNLFVSQQVNVQDQIIQRQIHRGEETLSLVNTNWLEKYGYWGVAILLGLLGGFLIGRVNKAKNNI from the coding sequence ATGAAAGCACGTACGACGATTTTGATTCCTATTACTTTAGGGCTGATGATATCGGCTTGCAGTACGTCTTCTCGTCAACAGACCGATAGCGTTATTGGATCAGAAGCCACTTCAATCGAGCCTCAGCAACAAGGATCAGCGACTAACAAAGACACAGAGTTGAATGAAACGTTGCAGGCTAAGTTGTCCCAGATTGATTCTCTCAAGCAGCAGTTAGCGGATAATCAACAGCGCTTATTGACGTTAAATCAGTCACTAGATGAAAAAGACGCAACAATCGCTGAATTGCAAAAAAACGCCACCAATGCGGAAACACTCGCCGCCTTAGAAGAGCAAAAAAATCTACGCCAAGCCTTGGAGTCACGCTATGCGGCCCTGAAGCTTGATAATGATTTGCTTAATCGCCGTATCAATCAACTGGAAAATGAAAACACGTCTCTCACGCAGCAAGTGAGCCGTTTAGAGCAAGCGCCAACCGCGGAAGACAATTTTCAGCAGCGCTATTTTAGCTTACTAAGAGAAAATACCCGACTGCAGCAGAAATACGCCAACCTTGAATCCGACAATCAACGTAATCAAAGGCGTCTGGCCGCGTTAAAAAAAGAAAACTTGATGTTAGGTGGTGCATTGTCTGAAGCAAGAGCTCAGCACCAAGTGTTGTGGGATAGAATACGCCATTTGAGTGGTGAAAAGGTGGCTCAAGAAAGCGACCTATCGACTCATGAGTCGCCAATATCTGAACCGCAGACCGTTACTGACACTGAGTCGCAAGAGGCTTCTTTTGACGTCGGTGCAGCAGATTATGACACTGAAAATAGCAGCATGCGCATGGACATTGCGAGCCTTCAGGAACAAGTAGAGAACCAAAAATATCTCATTGATGAATATCGTAATGATATTTTAAAATTAGAAGCAGCATTGGATGAAACTGCCAATTACGAATCTCGTTGGCAAGCGCTAGACACTAAGCTGGCTCAAGCTCAGCAGAATAACCTGCTTTTATCTGAGCAGTTGAGTATCGCCCAAACGCGATTAAACTCCAGTCAAACTGAGTTGAATACGCTTTCTGCGAAGCTAAGCAACACACAGCAGGCGCTTGAGGCAAAAGAAAATAACAGTATTTCTATGGCCGCTGTCATGGCGTCATTGGAGTCTCAATTCAGTGCAAGGTTGCAAAATGTACAGTGGCAATTACCGAATGAAATGGCACTGCATAATACCTTTGAAATTCTTGTCTCGGCCACCGTGCAACCGGCGTCGTCAGGGCAAACTTACTTGGCAGAATTGGTCACCGATAGCGCTATTCAAATGATGAGCGATCCTGTCGTGAGCGTGGTTGCTGAGGATGGTCGACTACAATGGCGCTGGCGTGTGTCTGGCTTAAATGAACGACCAGAAGCGCAATTGAATTTATTTGTTAGTCAGCAAGTCAATGTACAAGATCAGATAATACAAAGACAAATTCACCGAGGAGAAGAAACGCTCTCTTTAGTGAATACAAATTGGCTTGAAAAATACGGTTATTGGGGCGTCGCTATCCTATTAGGATTACTGGGCGGTTTCTTGATAGGGCGAGTCAATAAAGCTAAAAACAACATTTGA
- the pepN gene encoding aminopeptidase N, translating to MKESQPSAIYLKDYKVPPFLIDKTELTFDLDEATTIVTSRLHMRRNPAFGKSTAPLILDGGEDVKLIGVAMDDYPLPAEEYRISEDKLIITATADEFILTCETLIEPQNNTRLEGLYRSSSMFCTQCEAEGFRHITYYLDRPDVMSVFTTTIIADESRYPVMLSNGNEVERGKTDEGKTLVVWHDPFPKPAYLFALVAGDLAVKNDVFTTQSQRDITLQIFTESHNIDKVDYAMEALKRSMRWDEEAYGREYDLDVFMIVAVDDFNMGAMENKGLNIFNSSCLLASPETTTDDTYLRVEAIVAHEYFHNWSGNRVTCRDWFQLSLKEGFTVFRDQTFSADMHSATVKRVEDVSFLKTAQFAEDAGPMAHPVRPSSFIEISNFYTLTVYEKGAEIVRMIHTLLGAEKFRAGSDLYFDRHDGQAVTCDDFLAAMQDASGVDLSQFKRWYSQAGTPVVIVTDAFDEESGTYRLTMKQDTAATPAQPTKLPLHIPVRVGLLDEQGAALSATVNGIAADDHVLHLTDSEQVFEFTGLTSRPVPSLLRGFSAPVKLRYDYSAADLLLLMSADSDGFNRWSAAQQLAVNELTSLIDQAIKGDDLSIDSQLIHGYKTLLNDASLDPAMVALILALPSQAYLSELANPIYPAAIKQARQYLKTQLAGALSTDFERVYHEHKIQGAYQATAQDIAHRSLKNMALSYWLESGSELAQQTVITQFESADNMTDQFAALSIYVNSISVNSIAVNTQHSKAAELLAAFYEQWQSEPLVVNKWLMLSASQENDNALATVKTLMEHPAFDLKNPNKVRSVLGGFGQSVSGFHKADGSGYQFLADQIILLNKRNPQIASRLCTPLTRWKKLQPELSAKMKAELERILAEDLSKDVYEVVSKSLA from the coding sequence ATGAAAGAGAGCCAACCTTCCGCGATTTATTTAAAAGATTATAAAGTTCCTCCTTTTCTGATTGATAAAACAGAGCTCACTTTTGATTTGGATGAAGCGACAACGATTGTGACTTCGCGCCTGCATATGCGTCGTAATCCTGCCTTTGGAAAATCAACAGCGCCATTGATTCTGGATGGCGGCGAAGACGTGAAACTGATCGGTGTCGCCATGGACGATTACCCCTTACCAGCAGAAGAGTATCGCATCAGTGAAGACAAACTGATTATCACGGCGACCGCGGATGAATTTATTCTAACGTGTGAAACCTTGATTGAGCCGCAAAATAATACGCGTCTTGAAGGTTTATACCGTTCATCTTCGATGTTTTGTACTCAGTGCGAAGCGGAAGGCTTTCGCCACATTACCTATTATTTAGATCGTCCCGATGTGATGTCGGTGTTTACTACCACCATCATCGCCGATGAATCTCGTTATCCGGTTATGTTATCGAACGGCAACGAAGTAGAGCGGGGCAAAACCGATGAAGGCAAAACGCTTGTAGTGTGGCACGACCCATTCCCAAAACCGGCCTATCTTTTTGCCTTGGTTGCCGGTGACTTGGCGGTGAAAAACGATGTGTTTACCACACAAAGTCAGCGCGATATTACACTGCAAATTTTCACCGAGTCGCACAATATCGATAAAGTCGATTACGCGATGGAAGCGCTGAAACGCTCCATGCGTTGGGATGAAGAGGCTTACGGGCGCGAATACGATCTGGATGTTTTTATGATCGTTGCCGTGGATGATTTCAATATGGGCGCGATGGAAAACAAGGGGCTGAATATTTTCAACTCGTCATGCTTGTTGGCTAGCCCAGAAACCACCACAGATGATACCTATTTACGCGTAGAAGCCATTGTTGCCCATGAATATTTCCATAACTGGTCCGGTAACCGTGTCACCTGTCGTGACTGGTTTCAGCTGAGCTTAAAAGAAGGCTTCACTGTATTTCGCGATCAGACTTTTTCGGCTGACATGCATTCTGCAACGGTGAAACGTGTGGAAGATGTGTCCTTCCTAAAAACGGCTCAATTCGCAGAAGATGCTGGCCCAATGGCGCACCCTGTGCGTCCTTCTTCATTTATTGAGATATCCAATTTTTACACCTTAACCGTGTATGAAAAAGGCGCGGAAATTGTCCGCATGATTCATACGCTGTTAGGCGCCGAGAAATTCCGCGCTGGTTCGGATTTGTACTTTGACCGCCATGATGGACAGGCTGTCACTTGTGACGACTTTTTAGCGGCCATGCAAGACGCCTCTGGGGTGGATTTGTCTCAATTTAAGCGCTGGTATTCCCAAGCGGGCACACCGGTCGTCATCGTCACCGATGCTTTTGATGAAGAATCTGGAACCTACCGTTTAACGATGAAACAAGACACCGCTGCCACGCCAGCGCAACCGACTAAGTTACCGCTGCATATTCCAGTGCGTGTCGGCTTGCTTGATGAGCAGGGCGCGGCTTTGTCTGCAACCGTTAATGGTATTGCTGCAGACGATCATGTTTTGCATTTAACGGACAGCGAACAGGTGTTTGAGTTTACCGGTTTAACGTCTCGTCCAGTGCCTTCTTTGTTACGTGGTTTTTCCGCGCCAGTGAAATTACGTTATGATTATTCTGCTGCCGATTTATTGTTATTGATGTCAGCGGATTCTGATGGATTTAATCGTTGGAGTGCTGCACAGCAATTGGCAGTCAATGAATTAACAAGCTTGATTGACCAAGCGATTAAAGGGGACGATTTATCCATCGACTCGCAATTAATTCATGGCTACAAAACCTTATTAAACGACGCCAGTTTAGACCCTGCCATGGTTGCCTTGATTCTTGCTTTGCCAAGCCAAGCCTACTTGTCTGAATTGGCCAATCCTATTTACCCTGCCGCGATCAAACAAGCACGCCAATATTTAAAAACTCAGCTAGCCGGTGCATTGTCGACGGACTTTGAGCGGGTTTACCATGAGCATAAAATCCAAGGCGCTTATCAGGCAACGGCGCAAGACATTGCGCATCGTTCATTGAAGAACATGGCCTTATCTTATTGGCTAGAGTCAGGCAGTGAGCTTGCTCAGCAAACGGTGATAACGCAATTCGAATCCGCAGACAATATGACGGATCAGTTTGCTGCGCTTTCTATTTATGTGAACTCTATTTCTGTGAACTCGATTGCGGTCAATACACAGCATTCTAAGGCGGCTGAATTGTTAGCGGCCTTCTATGAACAATGGCAGTCTGAGCCATTAGTCGTGAACAAATGGCTGATGTTAAGCGCGAGCCAAGAGAACGACAATGCATTGGCAACGGTAAAAACTTTGATGGAGCATCCTGCTTTCGATCTGAAAAATCCTAATAAGGTACGGTCTGTGCTGGGTGGCTTTGGGCAGAGTGTGTCGGGCTTTCATAAAGCCGACGGCAGTGGCTATCAATTCTTGGCTGATCAAATCATTTTGCTAAACAAACGTAATCCACAAATTGCGTCTAGACTCTGTACGCCATTAACTCGCTGGAAAAAACTACAGCCGGAATTAAGTGCAAAAATGAAAGCAGAACTGGAGCGCATTTTGGCAGAGGATTTGTCTAAAGACGTTTATGAAGTGGTTTCTAAAAGTTTGGCGTAA
- a CDS encoding DUF2797 domain-containing protein, protein MLQGNLKKMSTEVRDGKVYYHLNLGHERVTVNDLLGQKVSLHLDGVIHCVNCGKVTKKSFSQGFCFNCFRKLAACDTCIMSPEKCHFHLGTCREPEWAEQYCMQSHYVYLANSSALKVGITRGDQLPTRWIDQGATQARPLFRVQNRRMSGLVETLFKTQVADKTNWRNMLKGASIEMDLEHEQERLIDQLYEGLDSLQHEFGLQSITDLSDENETHEFIYPVLEYPTKITSLNAEKTPLIEGTLMGIKGQYWILDTGVINIRKYTGYQATLNF, encoded by the coding sequence ATGTTACAGGGCAATCTCAAAAAAATGTCGACGGAAGTTCGCGACGGTAAAGTCTATTATCATCTTAACCTTGGTCATGAGCGCGTGACGGTTAACGATTTGTTAGGCCAAAAAGTGTCTTTGCATCTTGATGGCGTCATTCATTGCGTTAATTGTGGCAAGGTAACCAAAAAATCCTTTAGCCAAGGTTTTTGTTTCAATTGCTTTCGCAAGCTAGCGGCCTGTGACACTTGCATTATGAGCCCAGAAAAATGCCATTTTCACTTAGGGACTTGTCGTGAACCCGAATGGGCTGAGCAGTATTGCATGCAAAGCCATTATGTCTATTTGGCCAATTCGTCGGCGTTGAAAGTGGGCATTACTCGCGGCGACCAACTGCCGACACGATGGATCGATCAGGGGGCGACACAGGCCCGACCGTTGTTTCGAGTACAAAACCGCCGGATGTCTGGTTTAGTCGAAACTTTATTTAAAACCCAAGTGGCGGATAAAACCAATTGGCGCAATATGCTCAAGGGGGCTTCTATTGAGATGGACCTTGAGCATGAGCAAGAGCGTTTGATTGACCAATTGTATGAAGGTTTGGACTCGTTACAACATGAGTTTGGCTTGCAGTCCATCACTGATTTATCCGATGAAAATGAAACGCACGAGTTTATTTATCCTGTTTTAGAATACCCAACCAAAATCACCAGCCTTAACGCAGAAAAAACACCACTTATTGAAGGTACCTTGATGGGCATAAAAGGCCAATATTGGATACTAGATACAGGTGTGATCAACATTCGTAAATACACAGGTTATCAAGCGACATTGAACTTTTAG
- a CDS encoding YeaC family protein — MNFKEMIDNMSPEVYVKLKQAVELGKWPNGVRLTPEQTELCLQAVITYDYSNKEEKDRVGYIDTAGHKSLGKKESTEEQDTIKWVGDGPEGQV, encoded by the coding sequence ATGAATTTTAAAGAAATGATCGACAATATGTCACCGGAAGTATATGTCAAGTTGAAGCAAGCGGTAGAGCTTGGCAAATGGCCTAATGGCGTGCGATTGACACCAGAGCAAACAGAGCTGTGTCTACAAGCCGTGATTACCTACGATTACAGCAACAAAGAAGAAAAAGATCGAGTCGGTTATATTGATACCGCTGGGCATAAAAGTTTGGGCAAAAAAGAATCTACCGAAGAGCAAGATACGATTAAGTGGGTTGGTGACGGTCCTGAGGGTCAAGTTTGA
- a CDS encoding rhomboid family intramembrane serine protease: protein MYFVYQFKETEDPKGLSEALWRHKVAHQIIAKQGSAELWVLDPGQLPAAEQLISIWQDDPALLQQAQPAAVTGVSSRNKLFSQLKIAPVTSLLLLLTLLVALITQLGADIKTVGYFAISPFDIRNGHIYFYDLAEVFSKGEYWRFFTPALLHFSVLHLIFNTLWVWDIGRKLEGLLGSMWWSIGVVIIAVLSNVLQYQISAYPLFGGLSGVVYGLIGFAWLLPILSKRWPTIISKPLMVFFTVWLAIGYTPFPEMLGLGSIANTAHSIGLLSGLVLGVVYWLATKHRQS, encoded by the coding sequence ATGTATTTTGTTTATCAGTTCAAAGAAACAGAAGACCCTAAAGGGTTAAGCGAAGCATTATGGCGGCACAAGGTGGCGCACCAAATTATCGCCAAGCAGGGGAGTGCTGAGTTGTGGGTCTTAGATCCAGGTCAGTTGCCAGCGGCCGAGCAATTGATCAGCATTTGGCAAGATGACCCTGCTTTACTGCAGCAAGCTCAACCTGCTGCCGTTACTGGGGTGTCGTCTCGAAATAAGCTCTTTTCTCAGCTCAAAATAGCGCCTGTCACCAGCCTACTTTTGTTGCTCACGTTGTTGGTCGCGCTGATTACTCAGCTTGGTGCCGACATCAAAACCGTGGGTTATTTTGCCATTAGTCCGTTTGATATAAGAAACGGCCATATTTATTTTTATGATTTGGCAGAGGTCTTTTCTAAAGGTGAATATTGGCGTTTTTTCACGCCCGCCTTACTGCACTTTAGTGTGCTTCACCTTATCTTTAATACCTTATGGGTGTGGGATATCGGTAGAAAGCTTGAAGGTCTTTTGGGCTCAATGTGGTGGAGCATCGGCGTTGTCATTATTGCCGTGCTGAGCAATGTTTTGCAGTATCAAATAAGTGCTTATCCCTTGTTTGGTGGTTTATCCGGTGTGGTATACGGCCTAATCGGCTTTGCTTGGCTATTGCCGATTTTGAGCAAACGTTGGCCCACTATTATCAGTAAACCATTAATGGTCTTTTTTACGGTCTGGTTAGCCATAGGCTATACGCCGTTCCCAGAAATGCTAGGTCTAGGCAGCATAGCAAACACGGCCCACAGCATTGGTTTGCTGTCAGGCTTAGTGCTGGGTGTTGTTTACTGGCTTGCGACCAAACATCGACAGAGTTAA
- a CDS encoding NAD(+) kinase, with amino-acid sequence MSLFRRVGIIARLDKPQVLDTVKKLMEYLQEKSIAPVLEDQLATMMPGVKVASAPLKELGDHCDMVMVVGGDGSFLGAARAICNYDIPVLGINRGTLGFLTDISPHNLQEELDPIFRGEYHEEKRFMIEAKIKRQNRPSGEGIALNDLVLHPGKSARMIRFDLFIDDQFVMNQKSDGLIVATPTGSTAYALSAGGPIMLPKLDALVLVPMHPHTLSNRPIVIDANARIRIVVSESNLTYPSVSCDGQLNITAAPGDEIYITKKAGNIRLIHPKNHDFYNVCRDKLGWQTSYRP; translated from the coding sequence ATGAGTCTTTTTAGACGTGTTGGTATTATAGCTCGGTTAGATAAACCACAGGTTCTTGACACGGTTAAGAAACTGATGGAATACCTGCAAGAAAAAAGCATCGCGCCAGTACTTGAAGATCAGTTGGCGACCATGATGCCCGGCGTAAAAGTGGCGTCAGCGCCTTTAAAAGAGCTGGGTGATCATTGCGATATGGTGATGGTTGTGGGGGGGGATGGTAGCTTTTTAGGCGCCGCCAGAGCGATATGCAATTATGACATTCCGGTATTGGGGATCAACCGAGGCACCTTGGGTTTCTTAACGGATATCTCGCCTCACAATCTGCAAGAAGAATTGGATCCGATTTTTCGAGGTGAATATCACGAAGAAAAGCGCTTCATGATAGAGGCGAAAATTAAGCGCCAAAATCGCCCCAGCGGTGAAGGCATCGCGCTGAATGATCTGGTACTTCATCCTGGTAAATCCGCTCGAATGATACGTTTTGACTTGTTTATCGACGATCAGTTTGTGATGAACCAAAAATCCGATGGTCTGATCGTGGCCACACCGACCGGATCAACGGCTTATGCCTTGTCGGCTGGTGGGCCCATTATGCTGCCTAAGTTAGATGCGTTGGTTTTGGTTCCTATGCATCCGCATACCTTAAGTAATCGTCCGATTGTGATTGATGCGAATGCGCGCATTCGTATTGTGGTTAGTGAGTCCAACCTGACTTACCCGAGTGTTAGTTGTGATGGTCAGCTGAATATTACGGCGGCGCCGGGTGATGAAATTTATATCACCAAAAAGGCGGGCAATATTCGACTTATTCATCCCAAAAATCATGATTTTTATAATGTCTGTCGCGATAAATTAGGATGGCAGACCAGTTATCGCCCTTGA